CCATGATTACTTTATTTGTTGAAAGCGTGATTTTGTTCCTATTGAGTATACTTAAGTGGTTATATATTCCATTTATTAACACTAACTAAACCTTTGTCACAGAAATTTAATTTGATCTCCATACAATTCACCAAAGTTTCGCTTGTGAGCGAAAATGTTCGTTTTTAGTGATGTATGGATAACAATGAGGCTCTGATGTTTGGGATATTCAAACCGAAGGCGCATATCGCACCTTTAGATAATAGTAAGGTCGATAGCACCTATTCTCGCCTGCGATGGCAGTTATTTTTCGGTATTTTCTTCGGCTATGCAGGTTATTACCTCGTCCGTAAGAACTTTAGTTTGGCAATGCCATATTTAATTGATGAAGGCTTCAGCCGCGGAGAGCTTGGTGTTGCTTTGGCTGCGGTGTCTATTGCTTATGGTTTATCGAAGTTCTTAATGGGGAATGTGTCAGACCGTTCTAACCCAAGATACTTTTTAACAGCTGGACTGGTTATGTCCTCGTTGGTCATGCTCTGCTTTGGCTTTATGCCATGGGCGACGGGTAGTGTGGCTGCCATGTTCATCTTATTATTTCTAAATGGTTGGTTCCAAGGAATGGGCTGGCCTGCGTGTGGACGTACCATGGTGCATTGGTGGTCTCGTAAAGAACGCGGCGAAATAGTGTCGGTGTGGAACGTTGCTCACAACGTGGGTGGCGGCTTAATTGGCCCTATGTTTATTCTTGGCCTTTGGGCATTTAATGACGACTGGCGTACAGCTTTTTATGTGCCCGCCCTTTTTGCTTTGCTAGTCGCATTTTTTGTTTGGTTAACCGTGCGTGATACGCCTCAGTCATGTGGTTTACCACCAATCGAAGAATATAAAGATGATTACCCTGAAGGTTACGATAAGTCGTTTGAAACGGAAATGACGGCGAAAGAAATCTTCTTTAAGTATATCTTTAATAACAAGTTACTTTGGTCTATTGCGATTGCTAATGCCTTTGTTTATCTGATCCGCTACGGGGTGTTAGATTGGGCGCCAGTATATCTAAAAGAAGCGAAAGGTTTTTCTGTCGATAAAACATCATGGGCTTACTTCTTGTATGAGTGGGCAGGTATTCCTGGCACCTTATTGTGTGGTTGGATTTCCGATAAGTTATTTAAAGGGCGTCGTGCACCTGCCGGTATTTTGTTTATGGTGTTGGTAACGCTGGCGGTATTGGTTTACTGGTTTAACCCAGCAGGTAACCCAACCATTGATATGCTAGCGCTTATTGCTATCGGCTTCTTAATTTATGGTCCTGTTATGTTAATTGGTTTGTATGCGCTTGAGCTTGCACCGAAGAAAGCAGCAGGTACTGCGGCAGGTTTAACAGGTCTATTTGGTTACCTTGGTGGTGCGGTTGCGGCAAATGCTGTACTTGGCTATACCGTTGATCTTTATGGTTGGGATGGCGGCTTTATTATTCTGGTTGGTTCTTGTGTGACATCTATTGTGTGCTTTGTTTATGCACTGCTAGGTGAGCGAGCACTTCATGAACGTAAAGCAAAAGAAAAAGCAGCATTAGCACAATAACCGTATTGAGGGGCGGATTGTCCCTCACTATTTAGCAAGGATATTATAATGAAAACAATCTCAGTTGGCTTAACTTTTTTGGCACTTAGCTTATCAGCAGGGGCTATTGCAAATCCGCTTGTTATTGCTCACCGTGGCGCGTCAGGCTATTTACCCGAACATACACTTGAAGCGAAAGCGCTCGCTTATGCCATGAAACCGGACTACATCGAGCAGGATGTAGTAATGACGAAAGATGATCAATTAGTGGTACTGCATGATCACTATTTGGATCGTGTGACTGATGTTGCTGAACGTTTTCCTGATCGTGCTCGTAAAGATGGACGTTATTATGCGATTGAT
This genomic window from Photobacterium angustum contains:
- the glpT gene encoding glycerol-3-phosphate transporter: MFGIFKPKAHIAPLDNSKVDSTYSRLRWQLFFGIFFGYAGYYLVRKNFSLAMPYLIDEGFSRGELGVALAAVSIAYGLSKFLMGNVSDRSNPRYFLTAGLVMSSLVMLCFGFMPWATGSVAAMFILLFLNGWFQGMGWPACGRTMVHWWSRKERGEIVSVWNVAHNVGGGLIGPMFILGLWAFNDDWRTAFYVPALFALLVAFFVWLTVRDTPQSCGLPPIEEYKDDYPEGYDKSFETEMTAKEIFFKYIFNNKLLWSIAIANAFVYLIRYGVLDWAPVYLKEAKGFSVDKTSWAYFLYEWAGIPGTLLCGWISDKLFKGRRAPAGILFMVLVTLAVLVYWFNPAGNPTIDMLALIAIGFLIYGPVMLIGLYALELAPKKAAGTAAGLTGLFGYLGGAVAANAVLGYTVDLYGWDGGFIILVGSCVTSIVCFVYALLGERALHERKAKEKAALAQ